CCTATCGTTGTCATTATGCAAGAGCATCGCTGCCCAAGTCCTTGGCACTCATGCGTGGCTGATTCATCTGGTCAAAATAATTCTCCTCTCGCTCTAATACATCGCTTAGATGGGCGCGCGCCTCACAGTTCAGGTTTCGGACGCCTTTGCTCGAATCAGGCCGAGATGATTTTGCGAGTCTTGCTCCCTTCTTCAATTTTCCAGTTTCTCGAAGGACCTCAAACCATCTACTACCTTCCCGAGAAGGGTTGAACCGTTGACAGGCAACGCCCTCGATCCATGGTAATTCAACAGATGCCTCCAGACCTGATATCggccttcctcttcctcttgggcTTTTCCACAGCTGCTCCTCCATACAATGGAGCCGCATCTTTTGGGATTGCCGGAACATACGGCCACATTTCTGGCACTTCAGCCCGTCCAATCTCGGTGCAGCAAGGCAAGAAATCGGTTTAGTCACTATGCGTGGTGGTCGGAGCTTAGACTggtcttggagaagattTGGGATTGCTTTGACCTGCTTTACCAATCCATGCCGGCATTCCAGAGCAATATCCTTGTGTTTTGTCCTGTGGTGTGTGTTGACCTCGTTGGGGAGGGTTGCAAATCCGCTTAACTCGCATACTAGAAGTTGATATTCTGAAAGAATAACGAATGGATGGATTGAGTTGGATAATTGAGTTTGCTTAATAGGGCCCATTGTCTTCACCGGAAAGAAACTTGTTATACCGCGATTGGGTATATGCCCCTTATATCTCGGGCTTGGTTAAGGGGAAGAATCTCTATAAACCATCTAAAAGGTGATTACTAGTTAATATATGCTGTAATTCACGCGTGTTCGCGTCCGCTCACCAACTACGCGTTGCTACGGTTGGGAGGTGTTGCGTCGAGATTTGTTCTTTTATTCTGTTTAAACGCAAAGGTCAACCCTGACCCCTCCGACCTTTATAGATGTCTCTGGGAAGTCCAAGGTCTCGCTGGCGTCCGCAACTTGATGTTCAGCTTTGACAGGACAATTTCTGGGCCCAGAGGTACTAATCCTGATGCACTAGCCCCTGATTTAATGTTTGTTTTCCCTTACCGGCAAAGAACGTGGCCTTAAAAACGATGAAATCGATCTTGGTCACGTGGTTAATGTGTGACTTGACCAGCTGCTCATCCTGATACGTGTATGCCCGCCCCAGAGGGCCGAAGCGCCTGAGGCCTAGGGGCTGAAGAGGATTTGATAAATGAGGAGGCATAGAACCGCGACTACCTCCTTGCCCCTACAGAACCGGCCGAAACCGGGGAGAGATGTCTCAAGTGACCGTCAATCACTAACATGCAATAGACGCCATTCTTGCGTTGAGCTATTTGTTTATCGAAATGCTGATCCATTCAAGCCtgtattattatttttctatACGTTTTCGGTAGGCTTAATAATCCAATCTAGTAAGTGGTTGCACTCTGAgtaccagttggcgaggTGGTAGGCCCTCTACACCTGATAAACGGCGGGATGCGCCAGCCTTATGTATTAACCCCCTGAATCACCGTGGTCCATTCGCGATTACTTGGCTGGGTCCTTTTCGGTTCTCCGCTCCGTTCGAAGCGTATTATAACCATAGTTAGGGTAATAATACCATTATAAACCCGGTTCCGTCAAAGTTAATAAatatcgatatcatcaaTGCCATACTTCACCCTTAAGTTTCGCACAAGCTCGACCCAAGCCAAAATTTGCCGGGACCTTCGCATAAGGCTCTTGCCGTATCTTCCACGTCAGCAAACTTTGACGCAAAGCCTCGTGAATACAGATCTAGAATATGTTTAAAAACGGCCTCTTCCCCCTAGATAGTTAGTTTTCAAGAGTTGGCTATGATATGGCGTCGCAACGGACGGCCTTTCATTCTGGCGCGTAGTGTTAATTCAGGCACAGTGTGGATTTTTACCACCTGAGTTGCGGGAAACTTTTCATTATCTCAAATAGCTTGAACAGCTAGTAGTATTTTCTTTTCACTTGATTTTGGTTCCATAATGTGCGGTTGAGCGGCATGATGTCAGAGTAAAAGGAGAGGCGTCGGGTGGAAAAACCGCCGTTCGCTTATAAAATACATAACAATACAATCCACTACTTAACTACAATGCTCAAGCTAATACCAAACTTCAACTCCATTGCAACGCTACCAAATAAATGACACTACTATATAAATTCATCTTTAGACTCTGGTGATTCTCTATTTGTGCTGTATACTAACACCATCTATGTTTCCGTTGGGAGCCTATATGTCACCTAAACCCCCTTTCTAAAACGCGCATACTACCCCTTGTTCGTAACTTAGGGTAGTTTATCAAGGACTGACAGCATATAAAGGAAACACAGTTAAACATCTAGATAAAAAATGAAATCAAAAGCAATACATCGTGCCAATCTACCCCCCTCTTCAAGCCAATCCGAAGACCGACACAATCCAATGGAATATCAAGCCCATTAACAGAACTGTCTGCCGTTCTGATCCTGCACCATGAAGCCAGACACGCCAAACCTGTCAGGGATCGTTCCAGCCGCGTCCAGGAAAGTCAACGGCGCAGGAGCTCCAGCTTGCGGGTTATTCGCAGCCTGCAACAGGTTGAAGCCCTTGCTGTTCGCCAAGTCGTACTTAAGCGTCACGTCAGTCGGCAGGTTGGGACTGCTGTACAGAGTGCACGACCGCTTGCCACCATCCTCCGGCATGAAGGTATGCTTCCACACCCAGTTCGTGCACTTATTGGGTTCCTCTAAACACTTGGCGGCGCAGTCGCAAGCGGTCTTGAAGCCGTCCTTAAAGAAGAAGTGTTGCTCTGTGACGACGCCTGTCATGTCGATACCCCGGTAGTACCGGACGCAGCCGCCCTCTCGTTTGGGAGCCTGAAGGTTAGGGAAGCGGTCCTTGGTGATCTTGCCCTTGCAGATGGCCCAGTCCGAGTAGCGGTCAAAGTCTGGGAAGATGTTGCTGTCTGGGTTGTCGTAAGGAGTGGAGTTGAGGGGAACGGCCAAGGCAGCGGAGGCGAGGAGGGCAGAGAGCGCAGCGGTGGTGAAATGCATTTTATCGAGAGGATTAAGCTGATAAGTGAAGATAGATGTGGTTGAGTTGATTTGTTTTGTTAAGTAAGTGATTGACAGTAGTGATGCTGGTGAGAATTGGGATTTTTGCTAGGACCTTGACGACCGTTATATACACTTTTGAATCGACAGATAAGTACAGCTAGATTATTTTAATCTAAAGGATGTCACTTACACCTCTAGCAGCAATATGACAATTGGAGCCCGGAGACCGTATGATCCGACCACACAAGACCTGTGCGGCTGTGCCCTAGCCTATCAGAGAGCGGGGAGGACATTGAGAAGGGGCTTCAGCCATACTAGTTAGGCCAGGTCGATAGACGAGACATACACTTTAAGCAGACCAGGCGCTTCTAGGAATAGCCTGTTGAGGCTCAACACTTTTGCGGCTTGACCCTGCTGTTGACAGCCCGGTGGCTTGGCAGCACACCCTTTCAATACTTGATAGGGCTGTAGCATCGATGTGGCTGGGTATTGAAAACTGTCGCAGGCCGGGCATGGTCTCAATGatcctcaggaacaacagcccttAGTAATCAAGCTGGGTGATTTAAAGTAGAACCTgtgggatggaataccccacACAGAAGAACAATCAATCACcacatttgctgctgctcatcatattcactctaaccctttaagcacgctcagtgcgacaaAAACCTTAAAAATAGGTATCGAGGTTCTAGACCTCAAGCCACGGCACCTTCTCACAACGGGATTCAGACATTCACGTCAGTCCAGCCCCGAATGATTGCGACACTATGAATTATTCTAGTTCGAACTGCAAGACAACAGGAATTTGGAGCGCTGAAAGCCTCAGCAGTGGGGCCAATTAGATAGCCCAGTATCCACTATGCCGGTTAGTGCGACGTAGCCAATTCATTATGCTGTGATGTTTCTCCGACTTGACTGCTAGCCTCGGGGGTTCCTTTTCCCGCTCTGGAGAGAGCTTTTTCTCGTGCTCATGATTCTTTTGACAATCTTACGCGCCTAGCCATCCCTATCTTGGGCTTTAACGTCGACTTCACCTATGTCCAGAAGCAGCCTAACGACAAACTCACGTCCTCTCGCCGCCGCCACGCAAGCTGTAACGCTGCGATCTATGTAAATGCTAGGGGAATTTGTGCCTGTTACGTATCTTTGGCTCCTCTGCGCAACGAAGTGAGGCATTATGCCGAATGCATATTTTTATGATTTCGGGGTCActtccttttttttattttttttacATTGTATAGTCCTAAGAAGCATAACTCAATCAACATCAAGATGGTCATTTAGTCTTCTAATTCGCTAGAGCGCTTTAGTATAGGCTAGGCAGCCGATGCAAACCATTCGATCAACTCAGCTCAACAGGTGCCACACAGGATTCGGGCGAAAAATTGCACAGCTATTTTACCATTCTACATCTCTAATTGCTTGGAGCCAACTCTCCTTGTGCTCAACAATTTAGTATCATTCGAGCAGGGCCACTTAAATAAACCTGTAAGGATATGATTTGAGGAGTGGTATCGATTCTTGCGTTATTGGCGTTCTACCGCAATGAAGGCCAGTAGGAGAAACCTTGCTAACGTGCACGTTTAGGAAATTGCGATCGGAATGAAGAATAAGTGGGGGGGGGTTAAGATGATCTTTCCCTTATTTGGAAGGACCTCGATGCGTGCACGGGCCAGATTCTGTGTAATTCGGCACATTACAACGAGCCCTTGTTACAATAGGACGGTGATTCGAACCATCCTCTTGTCGACTTGAGCTCTACGAAATCACCACTGCCATTGAATCCGAGAAACAAGCCAAGCAGTCAAGCTCCTATGCATCACTCGTCTCTACACCAGCACATCGTCGCCGCCTCTTCATCACTGCATCATTAGCAATCTACAGTCAATGGGTTGGCAATGGAGTCGTCAGCTACTATCTCTCTACCGTTCTAGCTACAGTAGGCATCACTAGCATCACAGACCAGGCCCTGATCATGGGTTGTCTCCAGATCTGGAGTTTCATTGCAGCATGCGCTGTGCCTTATGCGTTGAGCGACTAGGACGACGACTTCTTCTCATGATCTCTTGTGCGATTATGCTCATTAGCTTTATTCTGATTACAGGAAACTTTGCGCAGACTGGACCGCACTCAGTTGGAATTAACATGATTCCATTCGTGTTTGTCTTTAATGCTGGTTACGCTGTTGCAGTGTAAGTCCACTCTGCTTGCCTACATCCTAAACCGTGTCACTAACGCAGTTCTCGGTAGAACCCCTCTTCAGGTTGCGTACCCTCTTGAGCTCTGGCCATTCCAGATACGCAGTCGCGGTCTCTCTGTAGCGTGGATGATCATGATCTTGGCACTCATTTTCAACGTGTTTGTCAACCCAATTGCTTTATCAGCCATTGGTTGGAAGTACTATATTGTCTATATGGGCCTTCTCTTATCTTATGGCCTTGTAATCTTTTTTTTCTATCCCGAGACTCGTGGCCGTACGTTGAGGAGATCTCTGTCATCTTTGGCGATGCGCCTGATGGTCTCTGCTCAGATGAGCTTGATACGGAGCAGGTGGTTGAGGAGGCAGATGCTAAGTATGTAGGTTAAGATATCTACGGAGTATGACTAGCGTGGTGTTATTATTGTGGTTTACAAGCTATTATGAAACTAAGAGCGGCCCCCCTTCAACTTCCTTTGACCCATGCTCCCAATAATATGTCATGAATGATAATCAATGTAATTGAATAATATCGGACTCGAGGTCACATATATATACAGCACAATACTCAAAGATTCATCCCATTCAGGATAGGCAGGCTTTTGATCCTTGTAAAAACCTTTCATACACAACCTCGCTCAGCGGGCTGCTTAGTTCATGAGGTCGCGAGCGTGACGGCGAGCCTTCTTGCTGCTGCGCTTAGACTTGCAGCCAGTCTTGGCGGGTTTAGGGGTAGCAGGGGCAGAAGTCTGGACAGGAGTGGAAGGCTCCTGGGCGGCAGAGGAAGTCTCAACGGGAGCAGCAGCGGAGATACCAGCGACGGGAGCCTCAGTCTTAGAGGGAGTAGCGGGAGCGGCagagccggagccggagccaGAGTCAGAACCGGAATCGTAGTCAGTGGTGGGAGTACCCTGGGACTTCTCAGCGAGCTTGCCCTGGGTGACCTCAACAGCACCCTTGGTCAGAGCAGGGCCGGGGATGGGATAGCTGGTAGGGTTGCTGTAGATGTCGAACTTGATGCCCTTGTCGTCGGGCTTGTACAGCTCAGTTCCAAGAATACCCTCGGGCTGCTCAGTGCCGGAACCTTCGATCTCGAGGTTGAAGCACTGAGGGTAGTTCTGGGCACCGTTCTCTTGGAAACCACCATGGAGAGCAATGATCTCGTGACGGAGGACATAGGCACCGGCCTTGATGTTCTCAGGGATCTGAACGAGCCAGCCGTTGTCGTTGGCAATGAGCTCGTCAGAGCCGTAGGTGCCGGGGTTACCGGCCTTGACGAGACCAACCTCGTCgatcttgaagaacttgagggTCTCCTTGTCTACGGCCTCACAGCCGGCAGAACCGCAAGAGGCCAACATGTCAATGACAGGTCCCTTGTGGCTCTCGGGCCAGTTGGTCCACTTGATGTAGATCTGGTCACcggccttgaccttggcgtGGCCCTTGGCGTTCTTAGCACCGCGGTGGCAAATGATGTCTGCAGAGCTGAAGGCATCAGGGGTGACATAACCGTTGTCGGTAGCGGTAGTTGACCAGGCGATGAGGGTCTTGGGGGTCGAGTAGTAGGGAGCAGTGGGGGCATCGTAGCCTTCGTAGACGGTGCCAGCAACGTTGATCTGGGAAACGTGACCGTGGGCAGCAACGCCCATGGCACCAGCAACGGCGGCGAGAAGAGTCTTTGAGGTGAAAGAAGGCATTTtggaaaaaaagaagttGTTGTATAAGAAAGGTGGTTTGTTTGGCTTGTAAAGAGTGGTGATATCCGACTGGCGGTTTaagtgaatgaatgaatgaatgaaaCGACTTCTGTCAAAGAACCGTGAAAGAATGTGCAAGGAGCAAAAAGTGAATGGAATGAACTGTTGAGTGAGCCTGAGTGAAGAGAGTGCTTTGAGGGAGAAAGAAGACGGTTTATATCAATGTTTGGAGACTTGGGCTGGTGGGCAAAGAGCCCCATGGCTAAACGGAACGGTCCTGTCCTGGATAGATTGATGTAGGGGTGTCTTGCTCGGGTCGATATGCCATCAGGGATAAGGCTGGTGAGGGTGGTGAAGGTTTGCATGGTGTTGGTCAAGGCGGTTTCAGCCCCTATGGCACTATGGATATGATTGATCGAGATATAAGCAGACCATGCACATGTTGAAGTGTTtttttaatagtaattaagtTTAGAGTAGCATTTTACCGACAGTATATTAGAGGCTAGTATCTAGGTTTTCACGATAGTCTGTAGAGGCCTAAGGTAAGATTGATTATTGTCAAGAAATGAATATACGGTCATTTCAGTTGAAAACTGCCAACACCATCCCAAGCGAAGTGAAATGCCTTTCTTGCAAGCGAGCTGTGCTGGCCATCTCGGCCAACGAACCTCTATATCTGAAACCGCGGGGAGACGACAAGATGAAAAGCACAAGCGTTCTTTGTTCCTGCTTTAGCGCCGCAGGGATCATGTCACTGGTATTTATTTTTCTGCAAGTCCCCATCTCAAGTCCCTTGCAGGCCCAAGCTTTGGGTCAATCATCCTGAGACGATGGCTCCTTACGTCGCTTTCAAGATATCTAGAGCCTAGGCGAATGAAGATGAATCTATTAACCGCTGAATAGATTAAATCAACGGATGAGTTATCCGAACATAGACAAAAGACCGAGATTCTCAGGTGGCGTCAATCAATTCCGTCTTGACAGGTCAGCTGTGCGTTATATGCCGTCTTCTTGGGCCGATTGAACCGATCGTGGTGGTATTTCGTGGTGAAACCGTAAGAGCTTCACAATGACGCTAACCCCAAACAGTTCATCCACCCGAGAGTGATAAACTTTAGGGA
This genomic interval from Fusarium oxysporum f. sp. lycopersici 4287 chromosome 3, whole genome shotgun sequence contains the following:
- a CDS encoding endoglucanase, with protein sequence MPSFTSKTLLAAVAGAMGVAAHGHVSQINVAGTVYEGYDAPTAPYYSTPKTLIAWSTTATDNGYVTPDAFSSADIICHRGAKNAKGHAKVKAGDQIYIKWTNWPESHKGPVIDMLASCGSAGCEAVDKETLKFFKIDEVGLVKAGNPGTYGSDELIANDNGWLVQIPENIKAGAYVLRHEIIALHGGFQENGAQNYPQCFNLEIEGSGTEQPEGILGTELYKPDDKGIKFDIYSNPTSYPIPGPALTKGAVEVTQGKLAEKSQGTPTTDYDSGSDSGSGSGSAAPATPSKTEAPVAGISAAAPVETSSAAQEPSTPVQTSAPATPKPAKTGCKSKRSSKKARRHARDLMN